In Streptomyces chartreusis NRRL 3882, the following are encoded in one genomic region:
- a CDS encoding tetratricopeptide repeat protein translates to MYGKAFAPEYQGALTTLSVNSALTDVLAAGTEQLRAAERAGKPGEAARSGLAVAEAHRRLGRVEDADRAWKASYRAARRAGDVAAMAWALWSGGTLARQRGAFRLARRLLQLAADLGEQGGDIVVRGYSLAGLAETGRIQGDYEAVGRLHEQLLAEARRRGEARHTVWALEGIAQMHRNTGDYDTAYALFEESAEIAARADDRRGHAWALRGLADVVSVRDGDTERALELLSEAEATCREMRLSSALAYNHKMRGNVLYRAGRYAEARALYEQALAEFRSMSEPRGEALSRLGLAKSLARLGRDRAETAAELAELAGTLERIGLRHARAMVARAYDELGIPDAGVVEARAAEVTR, encoded by the coding sequence ATGTACGGCAAGGCATTCGCCCCGGAGTACCAGGGCGCGCTCACCACCCTGTCCGTCAACTCCGCACTGACCGACGTTCTGGCCGCCGGCACCGAGCAGTTGAGGGCGGCCGAGCGCGCCGGGAAGCCCGGGGAAGCGGCGCGTTCCGGACTCGCCGTGGCCGAGGCGCACCGCCGGCTGGGCCGGGTCGAGGACGCGGACCGGGCGTGGAAGGCGAGTTACCGGGCCGCCCGCCGGGCCGGGGACGTCGCGGCGATGGCCTGGGCGCTGTGGAGCGGCGGCACGCTGGCCCGGCAGCGCGGGGCGTTCCGGCTGGCCCGCCGGCTGCTCCAGCTCGCGGCCGATCTGGGCGAGCAGGGCGGGGACATCGTCGTGCGCGGCTACTCGCTGGCGGGCCTGGCCGAGACCGGCCGTATCCAGGGCGACTACGAGGCCGTCGGCCGGCTGCACGAGCAGCTGCTCGCCGAGGCCCGGCGGCGCGGGGAGGCGCGGCACACGGTGTGGGCGCTGGAGGGCATCGCGCAGATGCACCGCAACACCGGGGACTACGACACCGCGTACGCCCTGTTCGAGGAGTCCGCCGAGATCGCCGCGCGCGCCGACGACCGGCGCGGTCACGCCTGGGCGTTGCGCGGTCTGGCCGACGTCGTGTCCGTGCGTGACGGGGACACCGAGCGGGCCCTGGAACTGCTCAGCGAGGCCGAGGCGACGTGCCGCGAGATGCGGCTGTCCAGCGCGCTGGCCTACAACCACAAGATGCGCGGCAACGTCCTGTACCGGGCCGGGCGTTACGCGGAGGCGCGCGCCCTGTACGAGCAGGCCCTCGCGGAGTTCCGTTCGATGAGCGAGCCGCGCGGGGAGGCGCTGTCCCGGCTGGGCCTCGCCAAGTCCCTGGCCCGGCTGGGCCGCGACCGCGCCGAGACGGCGGCCGAACTGGCCGAGCTGGCCGGCACGCTGGAGCGGATCGGTCTCCGGCACGCCCGCGCGATGGTGGCGCGCGCGTACGACGAACTGGGCATACCGGATGCCGGAGTCGTCGAGGCGAGGGCGGCGGAGGTGACACGGTGA
- a CDS encoding polyprenyl synthetase family protein, translating into MTVSPAAAEAARREAVTYDELRDHAVGPNPPADADRILHRCRTLVRPALTEAVGRLHPWVGEMAAYSFGWCEVGGAPAVAPGGKGVRQALAVLGAEAAGASGRDGVAAAVAVELVHAFSLLHDDIMDGDADRRRRPAVWKAYGTGPAVLAGDALFALAVETLAAQPGGGAAVRALSVALGDLVRGQADDLLFADRPWTGPERVRPDEYRAMAERKTGSLLGCAAALGAVLAGAAPETAAALDRAGRHLGIAFQIVDDVLGIWGDPRVTGKPVHGDLRERKKTLPVLVALGSPQGGRLAALLETGDDPGAAAELIERADGRAAAMAEARRHVAAVETALAGVPLEVRALGELRSLLGFLLRRTG; encoded by the coding sequence GTGACGGTCTCCCCCGCGGCGGCAGAGGCGGCACGCCGGGAAGCGGTCACGTACGACGAACTGCGGGATCACGCGGTCGGCCCCAACCCCCCGGCCGACGCCGACCGGATCCTCCACCGCTGCCGCACACTCGTACGGCCCGCCCTCACCGAAGCCGTCGGCCGACTGCATCCCTGGGTCGGTGAGATGGCCGCGTACTCCTTCGGCTGGTGCGAGGTCGGCGGCGCACCGGCCGTCGCCCCGGGCGGCAAGGGCGTACGGCAGGCGCTCGCCGTGCTCGGCGCCGAGGCGGCCGGTGCGTCCGGGCGGGACGGGGTGGCCGCGGCCGTGGCGGTGGAGCTGGTCCACGCCTTCTCCCTCCTGCACGACGACATCATGGACGGCGACGCGGACCGGCGCCGTCGCCCGGCCGTGTGGAAGGCCTACGGCACGGGCCCCGCGGTCCTCGCGGGCGACGCCCTGTTCGCGCTCGCCGTCGAGACGCTCGCCGCGCAGCCCGGCGGAGGCGCGGCCGTGCGGGCGCTGTCCGTCGCGCTGGGCGACCTGGTGCGCGGGCAGGCGGACGACCTGCTGTTCGCCGACCGCCCCTGGACGGGGCCGGAGCGGGTCCGGCCGGACGAGTACCGGGCGATGGCCGAGCGCAAGACGGGTTCCCTGCTGGGCTGCGCCGCCGCGCTGGGCGCCGTACTCGCCGGTGCCGCCCCCGAGACGGCCGCCGCGCTCGACCGGGCCGGCCGGCACCTCGGGATCGCCTTCCAGATCGTCGACGACGTGCTGGGCATCTGGGGTGACCCCCGGGTCACGGGCAAACCCGTCCACGGCGATCTGCGGGAGCGGAAGAAGACGCTCCCGGTGCTGGTCGCGCTCGGTTCCCCGCAGGGCGGCCGGCTCGCCGCGCTCCTGGAGACGGGCGACGATCCCGGTGCGGCGGCGGAGTTGATCGAGCGGGCGGACGGCCGTGCGGCGGCCATGGCGGAGGCCCGGCGGCACGTCGCCGCCGTCGAGACGGCGCTCGCCGGGGTGCCGCTGGAGGTGAGGGCCCTCGGTGAACTGCGGTCACTGCTCGGCTTCCTGCTGCGGCGTACCGGCTGA
- a CDS encoding serine/threonine protein kinase, giving the protein MGRAHVSTHQLVAGRYRLLEIIQRETNRICWYAEDLGAGEVSRPCLVTQIGLPDDAYETERRAAGRLLRTSERMALLCPGRIATVVDAVEEAGTLWTVNEWIDGSPLGELLSEQGTFNYVRAARVGLELLDVLDAAHAEGITHGELSPGQVFVREDHSVVVTGYGLVGATLAPRLTAPAFASPEQARDEHIGPTADLWALGAILYTMVEGRPPFRDRGRPENTLKGVDRLPLRTPVRAGPLTQVVQGLLRKDARERLNRPVVREALTRALSENPEAAVGSVPVPRLRGAYAAMRPGGPAWSRRTMVAGTTLAVVTVAVAVLAATQGLPGSDSGSDAAESPARPPASAASPGEGTGGGSPEPSGPPRTGSPSPTPSPSSPGPTPTPTPTPTPSAPATALPPGFHTYHAPEGFSVALPEGWERLDTDRQGDLRYRVVFGAEGDDRTLAVTYSERVGPDPVAVWRDDVEPHLERSGGYRRIGEIRATTYQGREAADMEWTADVDGTRVHTFGRGFLLGGGRSFSLRWTTPDADWEDEANQEALRAFLKTFRPGSD; this is encoded by the coding sequence ATGGGCAGGGCGCACGTCTCCACACACCAGTTGGTCGCCGGCCGGTACCGGCTGCTCGAGATCATCCAGCGCGAGACCAACCGCATCTGCTGGTACGCGGAGGACCTCGGGGCCGGCGAGGTCTCCCGTCCGTGTCTCGTCACGCAGATCGGGCTTCCGGACGACGCGTACGAGACCGAACGCCGGGCCGCCGGCCGCCTGCTGCGCACGTCGGAACGCATGGCGCTGCTGTGCCCCGGCCGGATCGCCACCGTCGTCGACGCCGTCGAGGAGGCCGGCACCCTGTGGACCGTCAACGAGTGGATCGACGGCAGCCCGCTCGGCGAACTCCTTTCGGAGCAGGGCACGTTCAACTACGTGCGGGCCGCCCGTGTCGGCCTCGAGCTGCTCGACGTGCTGGACGCCGCGCACGCCGAGGGCATCACACACGGCGAGCTCAGCCCCGGCCAGGTGTTCGTACGCGAGGACCATTCGGTGGTCGTCACCGGCTACGGCCTGGTCGGCGCGACTCTCGCGCCCCGGCTCACGGCGCCCGCGTTCGCCTCCCCGGAACAGGCCCGCGACGAGCACATCGGGCCCACGGCCGATCTGTGGGCGCTCGGCGCGATCCTCTACACGATGGTCGAGGGCCGCCCGCCCTTCCGCGACCGGGGCCGGCCGGAGAACACCCTGAAGGGCGTCGACCGGCTGCCGCTGCGTACACCGGTGCGCGCCGGGCCGCTCACCCAGGTCGTGCAGGGGCTGCTCCGCAAGGACGCGCGGGAGCGGCTGAACCGCCCGGTGGTCCGGGAGGCGCTGACCCGCGCGCTCAGCGAGAACCCGGAGGCGGCCGTGGGGTCGGTGCCCGTGCCGCGGCTGCGCGGCGCGTACGCCGCGATGCGGCCGGGGGGTCCGGCGTGGAGCAGACGGACCATGGTCGCCGGGACCACCCTGGCCGTGGTCACGGTCGCGGTCGCCGTGCTCGCCGCGACCCAGGGGCTGCCCGGCAGCGACTCCGGCAGCGACGCGGCGGAGTCCCCGGCCCGGCCACCGGCCTCCGCCGCCTCGCCGGGCGAGGGCACCGGCGGCGGCAGCCCCGAGCCGTCCGGACCGCCCAGGACCGGCTCCCCCTCCCCCACGCCCTCTCCGTCGTCCCCCGGTCCCACGCCCACGCCCACGCCTACGCCGACGCCGTCCGCACCGGCCACGGCCCTGCCGCCCGGTTTCCACACCTACCACGCGCCGGAGGGCTTCTCCGTCGCGCTCCCCGAGGGCTGGGAGCGGCTGGACACCGATCGCCAGGGCGATCTGAGGTACCGCGTGGTCTTCGGTGCCGAAGGTGACGACCGCACGCTGGCCGTCACCTACAGCGAACGCGTGGGCCCCGACCCCGTGGCCGTGTGGCGGGACGACGTGGAACCCCACCTGGAGCGGTCCGGCGGCTACCGGCGGATCGGCGAGATCCGCGCGACGACGTACCAGGGGCGCGAGGCCGCCGACATGGAGTGGACGGCGGACGTCGACGGCACCCGGGTGCACACCTTCGGCCGGGGCTTCCTGCTGGGCGGGGGCCGGAGCTTCTCGCTGCGCTGGACGACCCCGGACGCCGACTGGGAGGACGAGGCGAACCAGGAGGCGTTGCGGGCGTTCCTGAAGACGTTCCGGCCGGGCTCAGACTGA
- a CDS encoding serine hydrolase domain-containing protein gives MSASALPAGSPASQGVDASGVHAFLDALEAAPEIEPHSLMIMRHGRLVASGWWAPYTPDRPHLLYSLSKSFTGTAAALAEAEGLLDFDAPVISYFPEFEADITDPRSRAMLVRHVASMSSGHERETVDEVFALDREEPVRGFLLLPPDRDPGTVFAYNQPTTYTLAAIVQRVTGQSLTAYLRPRLLDPLGIGEVFWQRGRTGREIGFSGLHATTDAVARLGELYLRDGVWEGERLLPEGWVARATRPHIPTAGAMGDADRQDWDQGYGYQFWMSRHGYRGDGAYGQFCLVLPEQDAVIAMTAATERMQDVLNLVWQHLLPAFGPEPLPGRESADEALRERLAGLALPPAPGRAAPPERAEEWAAAEFRSSEEDGPALSAGLVPDADGWTLGLTEGENRLDMRIGAGRWAVAEEPLPTAVSGGWTDSGTLAVEVAFLETPHRLELACSLADRTLTASWRTQPFKPSPLTSLRAPRGSV, from the coding sequence ATGAGTGCCTCCGCCCTGCCCGCGGGCAGCCCCGCCTCCCAGGGCGTCGACGCCTCCGGCGTCCACGCCTTCCTCGACGCCCTCGAAGCGGCCCCGGAGATCGAGCCGCACAGCCTGATGATCATGCGGCACGGCCGGCTGGTGGCCTCCGGCTGGTGGGCACCGTACACCCCCGACCGCCCCCATCTGCTGTACTCGCTCAGCAAGAGCTTCACCGGGACCGCCGCCGCACTGGCCGAAGCCGAGGGGCTGCTCGACTTCGACGCTCCGGTGATCTCGTACTTCCCGGAGTTCGAAGCCGATATCACCGACCCGCGCAGCCGGGCCATGCTCGTCCGGCACGTGGCGTCCATGTCGAGCGGCCACGAGCGGGAGACCGTCGATGAGGTCTTCGCTCTGGACCGGGAGGAGCCCGTGCGCGGGTTCCTGCTGCTGCCGCCGGATCGCGACCCCGGCACCGTCTTCGCCTACAACCAGCCCACCACCTACACCCTCGCCGCGATCGTCCAGCGCGTGACCGGGCAGTCGCTCACCGCGTATCTGCGCCCGCGGCTGCTGGATCCGCTGGGCATCGGCGAGGTGTTCTGGCAGCGGGGCCGGACCGGCCGCGAGATCGGCTTCAGCGGTCTGCACGCCACCACCGACGCCGTCGCCCGGCTCGGCGAGCTGTACCTGCGCGACGGGGTCTGGGAGGGCGAGCGGCTGCTGCCCGAAGGGTGGGTGGCCCGGGCCACGCGTCCGCACATACCCACCGCCGGAGCCATGGGAGACGCCGACCGGCAGGACTGGGACCAGGGGTACGGCTACCAGTTCTGGATGTCCCGGCACGGCTACCGGGGTGACGGTGCGTACGGCCAGTTCTGCCTGGTGCTGCCCGAGCAGGACGCGGTGATCGCGATGACCGCGGCGACGGAACGGATGCAGGACGTCCTGAACCTGGTCTGGCAGCACCTGCTGCCCGCCTTCGGCCCCGAGCCGCTGCCCGGCCGCGAGTCCGCGGACGAGGCCCTGCGGGAGCGCCTCGCCGGGCTCGCGCTGCCGCCCGCCCCGGGCAGGGCGGCGCCGCCGGAACGGGCGGAGGAATGGGCGGCAGCCGAGTTCAGGTCCTCCGAAGAGGACGGTCCCGCCCTGTCGGCCGGGCTCGTACCGGACGCGGACGGCTGGACGCTCGGGCTCACCGAGGGCGAGAACCGGCTGGACATGCGGATCGGAGCGGGGCGCTGGGCGGTGGCGGAGGAGCCGCTCCCGACCGCCGTGAGCGGCGGCTGGACGGACTCCGGCACGCTGGCCGTGGAGGTGGCGTTCCTGGAGACCCCGCACCGCCTCGAGCTGGCCTGCTCCCTCGCGGACCGTACGCTCACCGCGAGCTGGCGCACGCAGCCCTTCAAACCCAGCCCGCTCACCTCTCTGCGCGCCCCGCGCGGCTCAGTCTGA
- a CDS encoding LLM class F420-dependent oxidoreductase: MVQIGYTMMTEQAGPRELVDHVVRAEEAGFDFSVTSDHYFPWLRSQGHSPYAWAVLGAAAQATSRIPLMTYVTCPTFRYHPAVVAQKAATVQLLSEGRFRLGLGSGENLNEHVVGGGWPSVDVRHEMFEEAVEIIRALFKGGHVNRRGTHFDVESARLWDLPDEAPPIGIAVSGEQSCELAGRLGDLVIATEPKAGLLEAFDRHGGEGKPRVGQLPVCYDPDRDTAVKRAHSQFRWFGSGWKVNSELPHPDSFEAATQFVTPDDVADAIPCGDDPDAFVEAVRPYAEAGFTEVALVQIGGESQPAYLDWSEKTLLPALRDAFG; encoded by the coding sequence ATGGTGCAAATCGGATACACGATGATGACCGAGCAGGCCGGCCCCCGAGAGCTCGTCGACCATGTGGTGCGGGCCGAGGAGGCGGGCTTCGACTTCTCGGTGACCTCCGACCACTACTTCCCGTGGCTGCGCTCGCAGGGTCACTCGCCCTACGCGTGGGCGGTGCTCGGTGCGGCCGCCCAGGCCACGTCACGTATCCCGCTGATGACGTACGTGACGTGCCCGACGTTCCGCTACCACCCGGCGGTGGTGGCGCAGAAGGCGGCGACGGTCCAGTTGCTGTCCGAGGGGCGGTTCCGGCTGGGACTCGGCTCCGGCGAGAACCTCAACGAGCACGTGGTGGGCGGCGGCTGGCCGTCCGTCGACGTGCGGCACGAGATGTTCGAGGAGGCCGTGGAGATCATCCGCGCCCTCTTCAAGGGCGGCCACGTCAACCGTCGCGGCACGCACTTCGACGTGGAGTCGGCCCGGCTGTGGGACCTGCCGGACGAGGCGCCGCCCATCGGCATCGCCGTCTCCGGGGAGCAGTCGTGCGAGCTGGCGGGCCGGCTGGGCGATCTGGTGATCGCCACGGAGCCCAAGGCGGGGCTGCTGGAGGCGTTCGACCGGCACGGCGGCGAGGGCAAGCCCCGCGTGGGCCAGCTGCCGGTCTGCTACGACCCCGACCGGGACACGGCTGTCAAGCGCGCCCACTCCCAGTTCCGCTGGTTCGGCAGCGGCTGGAAGGTCAACTCGGAACTGCCGCACCCGGATTCCTTCGAGGCGGCGACCCAGTTCGTCACGCCCGACGACGTCGCCGACGCGATCCCGTGCGGTGACGACCCGGACGCCTTCGTCGAGGCCGTGCGCCCGTACGCCGAGGCCGGTTTCACCGAGGTCGCCCTGGTCCAGATCGGTGGCGAGTCGCAGCCGGCGTATCTGGACTGGTCGGAGAAGACCCTGCTGCCCGCCCTGCGCGACGCGTTCGGCTGA
- a CDS encoding SsgA family sporulation/cell division regulator, translated as MNSFVHKTLVVQLQAGDTDRFSVLAHLSYDAADPFAVTVVFSHDGRVLARWQLDREMLGEALRRPVGVGDVRMRPESHGMWQELRLEFLGDARPDGGRHHAVVFAWAPAFAAFLRETHEVVPPGREDVRVDDFLADVIAGG; from the coding sequence GTGAACTCCTTCGTGCACAAGACCCTGGTGGTGCAGCTCCAGGCGGGTGACACGGACCGTTTCTCCGTGCTCGCCCACCTGAGCTACGACGCCGCGGACCCGTTCGCCGTCACCGTCGTCTTCAGCCACGACGGCCGTGTCCTCGCCCGCTGGCAGCTGGACCGCGAGATGCTCGGTGAGGCGCTGCGGCGTCCGGTCGGAGTGGGGGACGTGCGGATGCGTCCCGAGTCGCACGGCATGTGGCAGGAGCTGCGCCTGGAGTTCCTCGGTGACGCCCGTCCGGACGGGGGCCGGCACCACGCGGTGGTGTTCGCCTGGGCCCCGGCGTTCGCGGCGTTCCTGCGGGAGACGCACGAGGTGGTCCCGCCGGGCCGCGAGGACGTCCGCGTCGACGACTTCCTGGCGGACGTCATCGCGGGGGGCTGA
- a CDS encoding DUF6328 family protein has protein sequence MWQELIQEVRVAQMGVQILFGFLLTVVFTDKYDDLTDTDQLIYLVTVVLGACATGALIGPVSLHRLVSGRRVKPQAVRLASRLTLLGLVLLLATTTASLLLILRVATHDGFVPYLVAGVVGWYLLCWFALPLWTRHRHTSK, from the coding sequence ATGTGGCAGGAGCTCATCCAGGAGGTCCGGGTGGCCCAGATGGGCGTACAGATCCTGTTCGGCTTTCTGCTCACCGTGGTGTTCACCGACAAGTACGACGACCTGACCGACACGGACCAGCTGATCTACCTCGTGACGGTCGTCCTCGGCGCGTGCGCGACCGGGGCGCTCATCGGGCCGGTGTCCCTGCACCGCCTGGTCTCCGGGCGGCGCGTCAAGCCCCAGGCGGTGCGGCTTGCCTCCCGGCTGACGCTGCTCGGCCTCGTGCTGCTGCTCGCCACGACAACCGCCTCACTGCTGCTGATCCTGCGCGTGGCGACGCACGACGGCTTCGTGCCCTACCTCGTCGCCGGCGTCGTCGGCTGGTACCTGCTGTGCTGGTTCGCCCTGCCTCTGTGGACCCGGCACCGCCACACGTCGAAGTGA
- a CDS encoding aldo/keto reductase has translation MDERTFDRSGQHASVVGLGTWQLGADWGDVDDKEALAVLEAAAEAGVTFFDTADVYGDGRSEQTIAAFLSGRPDLHVLVATKMGRRVDQIPENYVLDNFRAWNDRSRRNLGVDRIDLVQLHCPPTPVYSTDEVFDALDTLVEEERVAAYGVSVETCAEALTAIARPNVASVQIILNPFRMKPLREVLPAAREAGVGIIARVPLASGLLSGKYTRDTVFPENDHRTYNRHGESFDVGETFSGVDYVTGVEAAAEFSALAPEGYTPAQLALRWIIDQPGVTTVIPGARSPEQARANAAAARLPELSGRTLSAIRDLYDRRIKDQVESRW, from the coding sequence ATGGACGAGCGCACATTCGACAGGTCGGGCCAGCACGCTTCCGTCGTCGGTCTCGGTACGTGGCAGCTGGGTGCCGACTGGGGAGACGTCGACGACAAGGAAGCCCTCGCGGTACTGGAGGCGGCGGCCGAGGCCGGGGTGACCTTCTTCGACACCGCCGACGTGTACGGCGACGGCCGCAGCGAGCAGACCATCGCCGCGTTCCTCAGCGGCAGGCCGGACCTGCACGTCCTGGTCGCCACCAAGATGGGCCGCCGGGTCGACCAGATCCCCGAGAACTACGTGCTCGACAACTTCCGCGCCTGGAACGACCGCTCCCGGCGCAACCTCGGCGTCGACCGTATCGACCTGGTGCAGCTGCACTGCCCGCCGACGCCCGTCTACTCCACGGACGAGGTGTTCGACGCCCTGGACACCTTGGTCGAGGAGGAGCGCGTCGCCGCGTACGGCGTCAGCGTCGAGACCTGCGCGGAGGCACTGACCGCGATCGCCCGGCCGAACGTGGCCAGCGTGCAGATCATCCTCAACCCGTTCCGCATGAAGCCCCTGCGCGAGGTGCTCCCGGCCGCCCGCGAGGCGGGTGTCGGCATCATCGCCCGCGTGCCGCTGGCCTCCGGCCTGCTGTCGGGCAAGTACACACGGGACACCGTCTTCCCCGAGAACGACCACCGCACCTACAACCGGCACGGGGAGTCCTTCGACGTGGGCGAGACCTTCTCCGGCGTCGACTACGTCACCGGCGTCGAGGCGGCCGCCGAGTTCTCCGCGCTCGCCCCCGAGGGGTACACCCCGGCCCAGCTGGCCCTGCGCTGGATCATCGACCAGCCCGGTGTCACGACCGTGATCCCCGGCGCCCGCTCACCCGAGCAGGCCCGTGCCAACGCGGCCGCCGCCCGCCTGCCGGAGCTGTCCGGCCGGACGCTGTCGGCCATCCGCGACCTCTACGACCGGCGGATCAAGGACCAGGTGGAATCCCGCTGGTAG
- a CDS encoding cholesterol oxidase substrate-binding domain-containing protein, which yields MTTGSASNFPSDEARWSRRGFLLTAAALAAVPGLPADPAAAAAELPDFPADVALYRSAYRNWVGEITADGMWACAPGRPDQVADVVNWAWRHGWRVRARGASHGWSPLTVTEGTPPGAPVLLVDTAPHLTGLALDSPTAVRAGTGVTLEALLTFLEENGLGVTATPAPGVLTLGGALAIDAHGTAVPARGERRPPGHTYGSLSNLILSLTAVVWDSRAGAYALRTFHRDEADCAALLTHLGRSLVTEVVLRVGADTGLRCVSRTDIPAGELFAAPGTGDGRRTFASFLEEAGRVEAIWFAFTEHPWLKVWSVSPTRPLTSRHVRRPYNYPFSDNVPAPVAELVGRMTSEAAWYLAPVLGTAQYDAAALGLVATLSGDIWGPSKNTLLYLKPTTLRVHANGYAVLTSRDRVQRVVAEFAAFYRERLTAYAARGSFPVNGSVEIRVTGLDDPRDSGVAGARPPLLSALRPRADHPEWDTAVWLDILTLPGTPGAEAFLREIERFLLRAYDGGSALTRVEWSKGWAYTDDGVWSDQEVLGTVVPAAVGTAEWAEADAALDRLDPHHVYGNTFLDRLFGQDAKA from the coding sequence GTGACAACTGGTTCAGCGAGCAACTTCCCGTCGGACGAGGCGCGTTGGTCGCGCCGGGGCTTCCTCCTCACCGCGGCCGCGCTGGCCGCCGTGCCGGGACTGCCGGCGGATCCGGCCGCCGCTGCGGCGGAGTTGCCGGACTTCCCTGCGGACGTCGCGCTGTACCGCTCGGCGTACCGGAACTGGGTCGGCGAGATCACCGCCGACGGGATGTGGGCCTGCGCGCCGGGACGCCCCGACCAGGTGGCCGACGTCGTCAACTGGGCCTGGCGGCACGGGTGGCGGGTGCGTGCCCGGGGCGCCTCGCACGGCTGGTCACCCTTGACGGTGACGGAGGGGACGCCGCCGGGCGCACCCGTCCTCCTCGTCGACACCGCGCCCCACCTCACCGGCCTCGCCCTGGACTCGCCGACCGCCGTGCGGGCCGGCACCGGCGTGACCTTGGAGGCCCTGCTCACCTTCCTGGAGGAGAACGGCCTCGGGGTCACGGCGACTCCCGCCCCCGGTGTCCTCACCCTGGGCGGCGCCCTGGCGATCGACGCGCACGGCACCGCCGTGCCCGCACGGGGCGAGCGACGCCCGCCGGGGCACACGTACGGCTCGCTGAGCAACCTGATCCTGTCCCTGACGGCCGTGGTGTGGGACTCCCGGGCCGGCGCGTACGCGCTGCGCACGTTCCACCGGGACGAGGCGGACTGTGCCGCGCTGCTGACCCATCTCGGGCGGTCCCTGGTGACCGAGGTGGTCCTGCGGGTGGGTGCCGACACCGGCCTGCGGTGCGTGAGCCGTACGGACATCCCGGCCGGCGAGCTGTTCGCCGCGCCCGGCACCGGGGACGGGCGCCGCACGTTCGCGAGCTTCCTGGAGGAGGCCGGGCGGGTCGAGGCGATCTGGTTCGCCTTCACCGAGCACCCGTGGCTGAAGGTGTGGAGCGTCTCCCCCACCCGGCCGCTGACCTCGCGGCACGTGAGGCGGCCGTACAACTACCCGTTCTCCGACAACGTCCCGGCCCCGGTGGCGGAACTGGTGGGCCGGATGACGTCGGAGGCGGCCTGGTATCTGGCGCCGGTGCTCGGCACCGCGCAGTACGACGCGGCCGCGCTCGGGCTGGTGGCGACGCTGTCCGGCGACATCTGGGGGCCGTCCAAGAACACACTGCTGTATCTGAAGCCGACCACGCTGCGGGTCCACGCGAACGGCTATGCCGTGCTCACGTCCAGGGACCGGGTGCAGCGGGTCGTGGCCGAGTTCGCCGCGTTCTACCGGGAGCGGCTGACGGCGTACGCGGCCCGGGGCAGCTTCCCCGTCAACGGGTCGGTGGAGATCAGGGTGACCGGACTGGACGACCCCCGCGACTCCGGTGTGGCCGGGGCCCGTCCGCCGCTGCTGTCCGCGCTCCGGCCACGCGCGGACCACCCCGAGTGGGACACGGCGGTGTGGCTGGACATCCTGACGCTGCCGGGCACGCCGGGCGCGGAGGCGTTCCTGCGCGAGATCGAGCGGTTCCTGCTGCGCGCGTACGACGGCGGGTCCGCCCTGACCCGGGTGGAGTGGTCAAAGGGGTGGGCGTACACGGACGACGGGGTGTGGAGCGACCAGGAGGTACTGGGCACGGTGGTGCCGGCCGCGGTCGGCACGGCCGAGTGGGCCGAGGCGGACGCGGCACTGGACCGGCTGGACCCGCACCACGTCTACGGCAACACCTTCCTGGACCGGCTGTTCGGGCAGGACGCCAAGGCGTGA
- the melC1 gene encoding apotyrosinase chaperone MelC1: MPELSRRRALTAAAVVATTAGTGTWSASAPATAAGHHDSPETFDEVYKGRRIQGRPAAGHHHHGAGYAVFVDGVELHVMRNADGTWISVVSHYDPVATPRAAARAAVDELQGAPLLPFPAN; the protein is encoded by the coding sequence ATGCCGGAACTCAGCCGTCGCCGTGCGCTCACCGCCGCGGCCGTCGTCGCCACGACCGCGGGGACGGGGACATGGTCGGCAAGCGCCCCGGCCACGGCCGCCGGGCACCACGACTCCCCCGAGACCTTCGACGAGGTCTACAAGGGCCGCCGGATACAGGGCCGGCCCGCCGCCGGTCACCACCACCACGGTGCTGGATACGCGGTGTTCGTCGACGGTGTGGAACTGCACGTGATGCGCAACGCCGACGGCACCTGGATCAGCGTCGTCAGCCACTACGACCCGGTGGCCACCCCGCGCGCCGCCGCCCGCGCCGCCGTGGACGAGCTCCAGGGCGCGCCACTGCTGCCCTTCCCCGCCAACTGA